From the Sphingomonas suaedae genome, one window contains:
- a CDS encoding SDR family oxidoreductase, with amino-acid sequence MRILVTGGARRIGAAIVRHLVAGGHRVAVHHHDSQEEAEALAAELGVALVTADLADPVATHGLIAAGAQALGGPVEGLVNNASLFAWDTLPLADYAGLDRHMHVNLGAPLLLASALAAQADLKQGAVVNLLDQKLANPNPDFLTYTLSKAGLAEATTLLAMKLAPRIRVNAVSPGLTLPSLDQDDAEFARVATANLLQRRIDLDEIAATVAHLLIARSITGQNIFVDSGQRFVKRDGDVMFDGRDRPDG; translated from the coding sequence ATGCGCATTCTCGTCACCGGCGGCGCGCGGCGGATCGGGGCGGCGATCGTCCGCCATCTTGTCGCCGGCGGGCATCGGGTGGCGGTGCACCATCATGATTCGCAGGAGGAGGCGGAGGCGCTGGCGGCAGAACTCGGCGTCGCGCTGGTCACCGCCGACCTTGCCGACCCGGTTGCGACGCACGGCCTGATCGCAGCGGGCGCTCAGGCTCTGGGCGGCCCGGTCGAGGGGCTGGTCAACAATGCCTCGCTCTTCGCCTGGGATACGCTGCCGCTCGCCGATTATGCCGGACTCGATCGGCATATGCACGTCAATCTCGGTGCTCCGTTGCTGCTCGCCTCGGCGCTCGCCGCGCAGGCGGATCTGAAACAGGGCGCGGTGGTCAATCTGCTCGACCAGAAGCTTGCCAATCCCAATCCCGATTTCCTCACCTACACGCTGAGCAAGGCGGGGCTTGCGGAGGCGACGACGCTCCTCGCGATGAAGCTCGCGCCGCGTATCCGGGTGAATGCGGTGTCACCCGGCCTTACGCTGCCCAGCCTCGACCAAGACGACGCGGAGTTCGCCCGCGTCGCGACCGCCAACCTCCTCCAACGGCGTATCGATCTCGACGAGATCGCCGCGACGGTCGCCCATCTGCTCATCGCGCGCAGCATCACGGGCCAGAATATATTCGTCGATAGCGGACAGCGCTTCGTAAAGCGCGATGGTGATGTGATGTTCGATGGCCGAGACCGCCCCGATGGCTGA
- the secA gene encoding preprotein translocase subunit SecA, whose protein sequence is MFGGLAKSLFGSSNDRYVKGLGAIVQKINGFEPTMQALSDADLAAQTVKYRERLANGEKLDAILPEAFATVREASRRVLGMRHFDVQMIGGIVLHRGEIAEMRTGEGKTLVATLATYLNALPGKGVHVITVNDYLARRDAEWMGQIYRFLGLTVGVIVPNLADHQRREAYASDITYGTNNEFGFDYLRDNMKYDRASMVQRPFAMAIVDEVDSVLIDEARTPLIISGPTDDKSELYIGVDAVVKQFDESLYEKDEKQKNVVLTEDGIETAERMLEAAGLLQGANLYDFENTQVVHHLNQALRANILFKRDTDYIVKDGKVVIIDEFTGRMMDGRRWSDGLHQAVEAKEGVTIEPENQTLASITFQNYFRMYPKLSGMTGTAATEAPEFFDIYKMNVVTIPTNVPVKRVDQEDEFYKTLQDKFIAIARAIKEHAAKGQPVLVGTVSIEKSELLSDYLTKEGVDHSVLNARFHEQEAHIVAQAGRLGAVTIATNMAGRGTDIQLGGNLEFRVEAELAEMPEGPDRDAAIEQIKAEIAAEKQRVLEAGGLFVLGTERHESRRIDNQLRGRAGRQGDPGLSRFYLSLDDDLLRIFGPDTLFAKMMRNNIADGEAIGSKWLTKAIETAQKKVEARNYDIRKQVVEYDDVMNDQRKVIYEQRSDIMDADTVGDVVEDMRAEAVNDIVGQACPPESYPEQWDIEGLKARAHEMLGVEAPVEEWIAAQDGLEPEDVEKRILDLATARVTAKSDELDPETWMQIEKSILLQNLDHHWKEHLSMLDALRQVVHLRAYAQKTPINEYKQEAFAMFERMLIAIREDVTRTIAWAEFQMAPPPELPELPDFLTTHIDALTGLDNSADWDAGAAGLISNQLPPMQIPRPAGEGLGDDPASWEGRVNRNAPCPCGSGRKYKHCHGAAV, encoded by the coding sequence ATGTTCGGCGGTTTGGCCAAATCCCTGTTCGGTTCGTCCAACGACCGGTACGTCAAAGGCCTTGGGGCCATTGTCCAGAAAATCAACGGCTTCGAGCCGACGATGCAAGCGCTGTCCGACGCGGATCTTGCCGCGCAGACGGTCAAGTATCGCGAACGGCTCGCCAATGGCGAAAAGCTCGACGCGATCCTTCCCGAAGCCTTTGCGACCGTGCGTGAGGCCTCGCGCCGCGTGCTCGGTATGCGCCATTTCGACGTCCAGATGATCGGCGGCATCGTCCTCCATCGCGGCGAGATCGCGGAGATGCGGACGGGCGAGGGCAAGACGCTTGTCGCGACGCTCGCCACCTATCTCAACGCGCTGCCGGGCAAGGGCGTGCATGTCATCACCGTCAACGACTATCTCGCCCGCCGCGATGCCGAGTGGATGGGGCAGATCTACCGCTTCCTCGGCCTGACCGTCGGCGTGATTGTCCCGAACCTCGCCGATCATCAGCGCCGCGAGGCTTATGCCTCGGACATCACTTATGGCACGAACAACGAATTCGGCTTCGACTATCTGCGCGACAATATGAAATATGACCGCGCGTCGATGGTCCAGCGCCCGTTCGCGATGGCGATCGTCGATGAGGTCGACTCCGTCCTGATCGACGAGGCGCGCACCCCGCTCATCATCTCAGGCCCTACCGACGACAAGTCTGAGCTCTATATCGGCGTCGATGCGGTGGTGAAGCAGTTCGACGAAAGCCTGTATGAGAAGGACGAGAAGCAGAAAAACGTCGTCCTGACCGAGGATGGGATCGAGACGGCCGAGCGGATGCTGGAAGCGGCAGGGCTGCTTCAGGGCGCCAACCTCTATGATTTCGAGAATACTCAGGTGGTCCACCACCTCAATCAGGCGCTGCGCGCGAACATCCTGTTCAAGCGCGACACGGATTACATCGTCAAGGACGGCAAGGTCGTCATCATCGACGAATTCACCGGCCGCATGATGGACGGCCGCCGCTGGTCCGACGGCCTGCACCAGGCGGTCGAGGCGAAGGAAGGCGTGACGATCGAGCCGGAGAACCAGACGCTTGCCAGCATCACATTCCAGAATTATTTCCGCATGTATCCCAAGCTGTCGGGCATGACCGGCACCGCGGCGACCGAGGCGCCCGAATTCTTCGACATCTACAAGATGAACGTCGTCACCATCCCGACCAACGTGCCGGTCAAGCGGGTCGATCAGGAGGATGAGTTCTACAAGACCCTCCAGGACAAGTTCATCGCCATCGCCCGCGCGATCAAGGAACATGCAGCGAAGGGCCAGCCGGTGCTTGTCGGCACCGTCTCGATCGAGAAATCCGAACTGCTGTCCGACTATCTCACCAAGGAGGGCGTCGATCACTCGGTGCTCAACGCCCGCTTCCATGAGCAGGAAGCGCATATCGTGGCGCAAGCCGGACGCCTCGGCGCGGTTACCATCGCCACCAACATGGCAGGCCGCGGCACCGACATCCAGCTGGGCGGCAACCTCGAATTTCGCGTCGAGGCCGAACTGGCCGAAATGCCCGAGGGTCCCGACCGCGACGCCGCGATCGAGCAGATCAAGGCTGAGATCGCCGCCGAGAAACAGCGTGTGCTCGAAGCCGGCGGCCTGTTCGTGCTGGGCACCGAACGCCATGAAAGCCGCCGCATCGACAACCAGCTGCGCGGTCGCGCGGGGCGTCAGGGCGACCCCGGCCTGTCGCGCTTCTACCTCAGCCTCGACGATGATCTGCTGCGTATTTTCGGCCCGGACACGCTGTTCGCGAAGATGATGCGCAACAACATCGCCGATGGCGAGGCGATCGGCAGCAAATGGCTGACCAAGGCGATCGAGACGGCGCAGAAAAAGGTCGAGGCGCGCAACTACGACATCCGCAAGCAGGTCGTCGAATATGACGACGTGATGAACGACCAGCGCAAGGTGATCTACGAACAGCGCTCCGACATCATGGACGCCGATACCGTCGGCGACGTGGTCGAGGATATGCGCGCAGAGGCCGTCAACGATATTGTCGGCCAGGCCTGCCCTCCCGAAAGCTATCCCGAACAATGGGATATCGAGGGCCTCAAGGCGCGCGCGCACGAAATGCTGGGCGTCGAGGCGCCGGTCGAGGAATGGATCGCGGCGCAGGACGGTCTCGAGCCCGAGGATGTCGAGAAGCGCATTCTCGACCTTGCGACGGCCCGTGTGACCGCCAAGTCCGACGAGCTCGATCCGGAAACCTGGATGCAGATCGAAAAATCGATCCTGCTCCAGAATCTCGACCACCACTGGAAGGAGCATCTCTCGATGCTCGATGCGTTGCGCCAGGTGGTCCACCTGCGCGCCTATGCGCAAAAGACACCGATCAACGAATATAAGCAGGAAGCGTTCGCGATGTTCGAGCGGATGCTGATCGCGATCCGCGAGGATGTCACCCGCACGATCGCCTGGGCCGAATTCCAGATGGCGCCGCCACCCGAACTTCCCGAACTGCCGGATTTCCTGACGACGCATATCGATGCGTTGACCGGCCTCGACAACAGCGCGGACTGGGACGCGGGCGCGGCCGGACTGATCTCGAACCAGTTGCCGCCGATGCAGATCCCGCGCCCGGCGGGTGAGGGACTGGGCGACGATCCGGCATCATGGGAAGGCCGCGTCAACCGCAACGCACCGTGTCCGTGCGGGTCGGGTCGCAAATACAAGCATTGCCACGGCGCGGCGGTCTGA
- a CDS encoding IlvD/Edd family dehydratase — protein sequence MSETPRLRSRAWFDNPDNIDMTALYLERYLNFGLSLKELRSGRPIIGIAQTGSDLSPCNRHHLVLADRVREGVREMGGIVLEFPVHPIQETGKRPTAGLDRNLAYLGLVEVLYGYPLDGVVLTIGCDKTTPAALMAAATVNIPAIALSVGPMLNGWHRGERTGSGTIVWKARELLAAGKIDDEEFIRLVASSAPSTGYCNTMGTATTMNSLTEALGMSLPGSAAIPAPHRDRQEAAYFTGRRIVEMVAEDLKPSDIMTKAAFHNAIRVNSAIGGSTNAPIHLSAIARHVGVDLPLTDWQAVGHDIPLLVNLQPAGEYLGEDYFRAGGVPAVVAQLMGQGLIEEDAITANGRTIGDNCRDARIEDEAVIRPFDRPLKQAAGFIVLRGNLFDAAIMKTCVISDAFRTRYLSNPDDPEAFEGPALVFDGPEDYHARIDDPALDVTSETLLFMRGAGPIGYPGAAEVVNMRAPTYLISQGITELPCIGDGRQSGTSGSPSILNASPEAAAMGGLALLRTGDRVRIDIRRGTADILISDAELAARRAALEAAGGYPCPPSQTPWQEIQRNLVGQLDTGAILEGTESYQRIAQTRGTPRDSH from the coding sequence GTGAGCGAGACACCTCGGTTGCGCAGCCGCGCGTGGTTCGACAATCCCGACAATATCGACATGACCGCGCTCTATCTCGAGCGCTATCTGAATTTCGGACTTAGTCTCAAGGAATTGCGCTCCGGCAGGCCGATCATCGGAATCGCCCAGACGGGCAGCGACCTGTCCCCCTGCAACCGCCACCACCTCGTGCTCGCCGATCGCGTGCGCGAGGGCGTGCGCGAGATGGGCGGCATCGTGCTCGAGTTTCCGGTCCATCCGATCCAGGAAACCGGCAAGCGGCCGACCGCAGGACTCGACCGCAACCTCGCCTATCTCGGCCTGGTCGAGGTGCTGTACGGCTATCCGCTCGACGGCGTGGTGCTCACAATCGGGTGCGACAAGACCACCCCCGCCGCATTGATGGCCGCGGCGACGGTCAACATTCCGGCGATCGCGCTGTCGGTCGGCCCGATGCTGAACGGCTGGCACCGCGGCGAGCGCACCGGCTCCGGCACGATCGTTTGGAAGGCGCGCGAGCTGCTTGCAGCCGGGAAGATCGACGATGAGGAGTTCATCCGCCTCGTGGCCTCCTCCGCGCCCTCGACCGGCTATTGCAACACGATGGGCACGGCGACGACGATGAACTCGCTGACCGAGGCGCTCGGCATGTCGCTGCCCGGATCGGCCGCGATCCCGGCGCCGCATCGCGACCGGCAGGAAGCAGCCTATTTCACTGGCAGGCGGATCGTCGAGATGGTGGCGGAGGATCTGAAGCCCTCGGACATCATGACCAAGGCCGCGTTCCATAACGCCATTCGCGTCAATTCGGCCATCGGCGGATCGACCAATGCGCCGATCCATCTCTCGGCGATCGCGCGCCATGTCGGCGTCGATCTGCCGCTGACCGACTGGCAGGCGGTCGGCCACGATATTCCGCTACTGGTGAACCTCCAACCCGCGGGCGAATATCTCGGCGAGGACTATTTCCGCGCCGGCGGCGTTCCTGCGGTGGTCGCGCAGTTGATGGGCCAGGGATTGATCGAGGAAGACGCGATCACCGCCAACGGCCGCACGATAGGCGACAATTGCCGCGATGCCCGGATCGAGGATGAGGCGGTGATCCGCCCGTTCGACCGCCCGCTCAAACAGGCGGCGGGGTTCATCGTCCTGCGCGGCAATCTCTTCGACGCTGCGATCATGAAGACTTGCGTGATCTCCGACGCCTTCCGTACCCGTTATCTGAGCAACCCCGACGATCCGGAAGCCTTTGAAGGGCCCGCGCTCGTGTTCGACGGGCCGGAGGACTATCACGCGCGGATCGACGACCCCGCGCTCGACGTCACGTCGGAGACATTGCTGTTCATGCGCGGCGCGGGACCGATCGGCTATCCAGGCGCGGCCGAGGTCGTGAACATGCGCGCACCGACCTATCTGATCTCCCAAGGCATCACCGAACTGCCGTGCATCGGCGACGGGCGCCAGTCGGGGACGAGCGGAAGTCCGTCGATCCTCAACGCCAGCCCGGAAGCGGCGGCGATGGGCGGGCTTGCCCTGCTGCGCACCGGCGATCGCGTGCGGATCGACATCCGGCGCGGTACCGCAGATATTTTGATTTCCGACGCTGAGCTTGCCGCCCGCCGGGCCGCACTCGAAGCCGCAGGCGGCTACCCCTGCCCCCCTTCGCAAACCCCGTGGCAGGAAATCCAGCGCAACCTTGTCGGCCAGCTCGACACCGGCGCTATCCTCGAAGGAACGGAAAGCTACCAGCGGATCGCGCAAACAAGGGGAACGCCGCGCGACAGCCACTAA
- a CDS encoding TonB-dependent receptor — MRKIQLFSASALALIAATPAFAQDAPAAAAAEDESYQSANEVVITATRRNETVQDVPIAVTAVPADLLENAGVNDLRGLEQLAPSLQSSTGQSSATGTTLYIRGITTAGDNPGFEPAVGVFIDGVFRARAGVAVSELPELERVEVLRGPQGTLFGRNTSAGALSIFTAQPSFDLGGYAEASYGNYNALELKGAITGPVSEQLALRLDGGYRKRDGYIEDVNSDRAFNDVNRWYARAQALYDTATFSFRLIGDYYETDEQCCGALSVVRGSFAPLIEGIAGAQGRDGLYTGDPSERRMAASPNRDFSEKVRDWGISGEINAELGDIKFTSITAYRNWRALRNQDIDFSGVDRAYREDYRNRLVDFTQEIRFQGSAFGGALDWLVGGFYLNETNDLRDTVRVGNDANLYVDSIFNALAGPSFGGSVQFYGSLGPTVPTPGAVFLNPAVPNSYPAIQAVYGNTLAPLVACFRTQAVGAPAGICPIPGFPTAPIPGLAALAASPLPGATAGQGNNNDDFRVKTNAFALFTHNIINISDKLSLTLGARWNYEKKDLSATINNNTGSCAFFDQVRAGDPAANAYANVLRQIGLFNNLFLLSCNPALNNEFNGSYSHDQDESKITGTAKLAYKITPDVLLYGGYDRGYKSGGYNLDQATFDSVLLGGNGAQGSDLAFGSESVDAFEIGLKTQWGRAFTFNIAGFYQKFSDLQSLVFSGNNFVVQNVDSTTSKGVELESIIQPVRDFTVRLGYSYIDAKYDADNNFTGTPLQGQEGRQLNNQPEHTVTVATTWTPALTRNIRGLVHVDMRYNSEVNIPSSNPDPVTGRTALYNPGYPLISARIGIQTEDRKKSLEFYVENLTNQYYHITGFAVPEQTGNYAAYPGLPRFYGVRAKVAF, encoded by the coding sequence ATGCGCAAGATCCAGCTATTTTCCGCGTCCGCCCTCGCCCTGATCGCGGCGACGCCCGCGTTCGCGCAGGACGCACCCGCCGCCGCCGCGGCGGAGGACGAAAGCTACCAGTCCGCCAATGAAGTCGTCATCACCGCGACCCGTCGTAACGAAACGGTGCAGGACGTGCCGATCGCGGTGACCGCGGTTCCCGCCGATCTGCTCGAGAATGCCGGGGTCAACGATCTTCGCGGCCTCGAACAGCTCGCCCCGTCGCTGCAAAGCTCGACCGGTCAGTCCTCGGCCACCGGCACCACCCTCTATATCCGCGGTATCACAACCGCAGGCGACAATCCGGGCTTCGAACCGGCGGTCGGCGTGTTCATCGACGGCGTGTTCCGCGCGCGTGCCGGCGTCGCGGTTTCGGAACTGCCCGAACTGGAGCGCGTCGAAGTCCTGCGCGGTCCGCAAGGGACGCTGTTCGGCCGCAACACATCGGCGGGCGCGCTGTCGATCTTCACCGCCCAGCCGTCCTTCGATCTGGGTGGCTATGCCGAAGCCAGCTATGGCAATTACAATGCGCTGGAGCTGAAGGGCGCGATCACCGGCCCGGTCAGTGAGCAGCTCGCGCTGCGCCTCGACGGCGGCTATCGCAAGCGCGACGGCTATATCGAGGACGTCAACAGCGACCGTGCGTTCAACGACGTCAACCGCTGGTATGCCCGCGCACAGGCGCTGTACGACACCGCGACCTTCTCGTTCCGCCTCATCGGCGATTATTACGAGACCGACGAACAATGTTGCGGCGCGCTCAGCGTCGTGCGCGGCTCGTTCGCGCCCCTGATCGAGGGGATTGCGGGGGCGCAGGGTCGCGACGGGCTGTACACCGGCGATCCGTCAGAACGCCGCATGGCCGCCTCCCCCAACCGCGATTTCTCGGAAAAGGTGCGCGACTGGGGCATTTCCGGCGAGATCAACGCCGAACTGGGCGACATCAAGTTCACCTCGATCACCGCCTATCGCAACTGGCGGGCGCTGCGGAATCAGGACATCGACTTTTCCGGCGTCGATCGCGCCTATCGCGAGGATTATCGCAATCGGCTGGTCGATTTCACGCAGGAAATCCGGTTCCAGGGCTCGGCGTTCGGCGGCGCGCTCGACTGGCTGGTCGGTGGCTTCTACCTCAATGAAACCAATGATCTGCGCGACACGGTGCGCGTCGGCAATGACGCCAACCTCTATGTCGATTCGATCTTCAACGCGCTGGCGGGGCCGTCCTTCGGCGGCTCAGTGCAATTCTATGGCTCGCTCGGCCCCACGGTTCCGACGCCGGGCGCGGTGTTCCTGAACCCGGCGGTGCCGAACTCCTATCCGGCGATCCAGGCTGTGTACGGCAACACGCTGGCGCCTCTGGTCGCCTGTTTCCGCACACAGGCGGTGGGTGCACCGGCCGGGATCTGTCCGATCCCCGGATTCCCGACCGCGCCGATCCCGGGCCTCGCCGCGCTCGCCGCAAGCCCGCTCCCCGGCGCCACCGCTGGACAGGGCAACAATAATGACGATTTCCGCGTCAAGACCAATGCCTTCGCGCTGTTCACGCACAACATCATCAACATCAGCGACAAATTGTCGCTGACGCTGGGTGCGCGCTGGAACTATGAGAAGAAGGATCTGAGCGCGACGATCAACAACAACACCGGCAGCTGCGCCTTCTTCGATCAGGTGCGCGCGGGCGATCCTGCCGCCAACGCCTATGCCAATGTCCTTCGGCAAATCGGCTTGTTCAACAACCTGTTCCTGCTGTCGTGCAACCCGGCGCTCAACAACGAGTTCAACGGTAGCTATTCGCACGATCAGGACGAGAGCAAGATCACCGGTACCGCCAAGCTGGCGTACAAGATCACGCCGGATGTCCTGCTCTATGGCGGCTATGACCGTGGCTACAAGTCGGGCGGCTACAACCTGGATCAGGCGACGTTCGACAGCGTGCTGCTGGGCGGCAACGGGGCGCAGGGCAGCGACCTCGCCTTCGGATCGGAATCGGTCGACGCGTTCGAAATCGGGCTGAAGACCCAGTGGGGCCGCGCCTTCACCTTCAACATTGCGGGCTTCTACCAGAAATTCAGCGATCTTCAGTCGCTGGTGTTCAGCGGCAACAATTTCGTCGTCCAGAATGTCGACAGCACGACCAGCAAGGGCGTGGAACTGGAGTCGATCATTCAGCCGGTTCGCGACTTCACGGTTCGCCTCGGCTACAGCTACATCGACGCGAAATATGATGCCGACAACAATTTCACGGGGACTCCGCTGCAAGGGCAGGAAGGGCGTCAGCTCAACAATCAGCCCGAGCATACGGTGACGGTAGCGACCACCTGGACGCCGGCGCTGACCAGAAACATCCGCGGCCTCGTCCACGTCGACATGCGCTACAATAGCGAGGTGAATATCCCGTCGAGCAACCCCGATCCGGTAACCGGTCGGACTGCGCTCTACAATCCGGGCTATCCGCTGATCTCGGCGCGGATCGGCATCCAGACCGAAGACCGCAAGAAGAGCCTCGAATTCTATGTCGAGAACCTGACCAACCAATATTATCATATCACCGGCTTTGCGGTGCCGGAGCAGACCGGCAACTATGCCGCCTATCCGGGCCTGCCGCGCTTCTACGGCGTGCGGGCGAAGGTCGCCTTCTGA
- a CDS encoding dihydroneopterin aldolase: MADYTIRLDGLVVEIGLGIHDYERAAPQRVELSVAMRCVYEGVPSDRIEAVVDYDYLRTGIHALARERHIELQETLCEAVAALALAADPRIAEVRVRSMKLDVYPDARVGCEVVRRRED; encoded by the coding sequence ATGGCTGATTATACGATCCGCCTCGACGGCCTGGTGGTCGAGATCGGCCTAGGCATTCACGACTATGAGCGTGCCGCGCCACAGCGGGTGGAATTGAGCGTCGCGATGCGCTGCGTCTATGAGGGCGTGCCGTCGGACAGGATCGAGGCGGTGGTCGATTACGACTATCTGCGCACGGGCATCCACGCGCTCGCCCGCGAGCGGCATATCGAATTGCAGGAGACGCTGTGCGAAGCGGTCGCCGCGCTCGCCCTCGCCGCCGATCCGCGCATCGCGGAGGTGCGCGTCCGATCGATGAAGCTCGACGTCTATCCGGATGCGCGCGTCGGGTGCGAGGTGGTGCGGAGACGAGAAGACTGA
- the folE gene encoding GTP cyclohydrolase I FolE, with the protein MVAAPPKIPVPEEVADAVRTLLRWAGDDPSREGLIDTPKRVARAWREYCQGYDEDPAHHLSRVFEEVGGYDEIVLLKDIPFQSHCEHHMAPIIGKASIAYLPENHVVGISKLARVLHGFARRLQVQERLTAQVADCIWEHLKPRGVAVVIDATHACMTARGVRTPGVGMVTSRMMGTFREDERSRKEVLALMGY; encoded by the coding sequence ATGGTCGCCGCTCCGCCAAAGATTCCGGTGCCCGAAGAGGTCGCCGATGCCGTGCGGACCTTGCTTCGCTGGGCCGGCGACGACCCGAGTCGCGAGGGGCTGATCGACACGCCCAAGCGCGTCGCGCGCGCCTGGCGGGAATATTGCCAGGGCTATGACGAGGATCCGGCCCATCATTTGTCCCGGGTATTCGAGGAAGTGGGCGGTTATGACGAGATCGTCCTGCTCAAGGACATCCCCTTCCAGTCGCATTGCGAACATCACATGGCGCCGATCATCGGCAAGGCATCGATCGCGTATCTTCCCGAAAACCACGTCGTCGGCATCTCGAAGCTGGCACGCGTGCTGCACGGCTTCGCGCGGCGGCTCCAGGTTCAGGAACGGCTGACCGCGCAGGTCGCCGACTGTATCTGGGAGCATCTGAAGCCGCGCGGCGTCGCGGTGGTGATCGACGCGACCCATGCCTGCATGACCGCGCGCGGGGTCCGCACGCCGGGCGTCGGCATGGTCACCAGTCGGATGATGGGGACCTTCCGCGAGGACGAACGCAGCCGCAAGGAAGTCCTGGCGCTGATGGGCTATTGA
- a CDS encoding CC0125/CC1285 family lipoprotein produces the protein MHSLSRRPRVAGIALALASAFVLASCATPTPYQPATGSGSYRTGYWDEQIESDRFRVTFSGNSLTSRETVERYLLYRSAQLTVERGADYFVLADRDTEKKSRTYIDEPFGPGPYGYWGPSWRYYSPRWGWRAWSPWGGDPFFDRRVDVRTVDRYEASAEIVIGRGAKPDNVRAFNAREVLQNLGPSVAPPRPQ, from the coding sequence ATGCACAGCCTCTCCCGCCGCCCGCGGGTCGCGGGCATCGCGCTCGCCCTCGCATCGGCCTTCGTGCTCGCGTCCTGCGCGACGCCGACGCCCTATCAGCCCGCGACCGGTTCCGGATCGTACAGAACCGGATATTGGGACGAACAGATCGAGTCCGACCGCTTCCGCGTCACTTTTTCGGGCAACAGCCTGACCTCGCGTGAGACGGTCGAACGCTATCTTCTTTATCGCTCCGCTCAGCTGACCGTTGAGCGTGGCGCGGACTATTTCGTGCTCGCCGATCGCGATACCGAGAAGAAAAGCCGGACTTATATTGACGAGCCGTTCGGCCCCGGCCCCTATGGCTATTGGGGACCATCATGGCGCTATTACAGCCCACGTTGGGGCTGGCGCGCATGGAGCCCGTGGGGCGGCGATCCATTCTTCGACCGCCGGGTCGATGTCCGCACCGTCGATCGCTATGAGGCGAGTGCCGAGATCGTGATCGGACGCGGCGCCAAGCCCGACAATGTCCGCGCATTCAATGCGCGCGAAGTCCTCCAGAATCTGGGCCCGTCGGTCGCGCCGCCGCGCCCGCAATAA